A region from the Diorhabda sublineata isolate icDioSubl1.1 chromosome X, icDioSubl1.1, whole genome shotgun sequence genome encodes:
- the LOC130451329 gene encoding HEAT repeat-containing protein 1 homolog — protein MATSLADQLQRLNVLETSVLRDNKRPSLLFNPKEAATLSKETVYQIGLEGLEELIQKNEVFSQFKHTLFHEKSKSFERSVQTTEINEKLNKSLRRMLLSMSPYFLFNCSHKVLEWLICIFSIHDLRDDLLMLCLPYHESTMFVRVLQLVKFEDKNDSFYFFKQSLLNHAASDIGFLKYVTLYLKDLLKVHSKHELLSVAINFFCIVFTGTLEYLDNIGEDLLCQMLPLIIKGLNSTTADFYAASLVVTVRLVTKTTLSDHLIDKLVEKISEFSVSNLKKEASLVLKIIYQSQEHYKNIPSTAIKNILTIQELPKILDNLQSNGNSIYPFLKRLISCFTHEGVNNDEKLSRDVMKACLDLIKVKNTFVFTILRCILDAVNTKLQISPEAQNWLIEI, from the exons ATGGCTACATCCTTGGCAGACCAACTTCAACGTTTGAATGTCCTAGAGACATCGGTATTAAGAGATAATAAACGACCATCTCTACTTTTTAACCCAAAAGAAGCTGCTACTCTTTCCAAGGAGACAGTATATCAAATTGGCTTAGAAGGATTGGAGGAATTGATCCAAAAGAATGAAGTATTCTCACAGTTCAAACATACCTTATTCCATGAAAAGTCTAAGAGTTTTGAAAGATCAGTACAAACTactgaaattaatgaaaagctGAATAAATCTTTGAGACGGATGCTTTTATCGATGTCTCCGTATTTTCTGTTTAACTGCTCTCATAAAGTATTAGAATGGTTAATATGTATATTTTCTATACATGATCTTAGAGATGATTTACTCATGTTATGTTTACCATATCATGAATCAACTATGTTTGTTAGAGTCTTACAATTGGtcaaatttgaagacaaaaatgacagtttttatttttttaaacaatctcTTCTGAATCATGCTGCTTCAGATATCGGATTTTTAAAGTATGTGACTTTGTACCTAAAAGATTTGCTTAAGGTTCATAGCAAACATGAATTACTATCTgtagcaataaattttttttgcatagtATTTACTGGAACTTTAGAATATTTAGATAATATAGGTGAAGATCTTTTGTGTCAAATGCTTCCATTAATAATAAAAGGTTTGAATTCCACAACTGCAGATTTCTATGCAGCGAGTTTAGTTGTAACAGTCAGACTAGTAACTAAAACCACTTTATCAGATCATCTTATAGACAAActcgttgaaaaaatatcagaattttcagtttccaatttaaaaaaagaagcaTCTTTAgttctgaaaattatttatcaatcgcaggaacattataaaaatataccaTCAActgctattaaaaatattttaactattcAGGAACTTCCAAAAATATTGGATAATTTACAATCTAATGGCAATTCTATTTATCCTTTTTTGAAGAGACTTATCAGTTGTTTCACTCATGAAGGTGTTAATAACGATGAAAAATTATCTAGAGATGTTATGAAAGCTTGCTTAGATCTTATAAAGGTGAAGAATACatttgtttttacaattttaag GTGTATTTTAGATGCTGTGAATACAAAATTGCAAATTTCTCCTGAAGCTCAAAATTGGTTAATAGAAATTTGA